Proteins from a single region of Cytophagaceae bacterium:
- a CDS encoding glycohydrolase toxin TNT-related protein (This protein contains a domain related to Tuberculosis Necrotizing Toxin, which is the C-terminal effector domain of outer membrane channel protein CpnT, and which has a lethal NAD+-glycohydrolase activity.), with protein sequence MIDVYFGQIIPWFGQPGGSTQYLLPDGITNLKVDKIIEIF encoded by the coding sequence ATCATAGACGTATATTTTGGGCAAATAATACCTTGGTTTGGGCAGCCTGGTGGTAGCACTCAGTATTTGCTACCAGATGGAATTACAAATTTAAAAGTTGATAAAATTATTGAAATATTTTAA
- a CDS encoding P1 family peptidase: protein MKYLIFPLLFILNLSVYSQKKRPSEFGIKIGILPAGKLDAITDVPGVKVGHFTLHQGRDIHTGATTILPHSGNIFNEKVPAAIFVGNGFGKLAGYTQVEELGTLETPILLTNTLAVAQGMEALIDYTFSFPENDNVRSVNAVVGETNDGGLNDIRRRVLTRENMLEALKNAKTGKVEEGNVGAGSGTMCFGFKGGIGTSSRVLPKSKGAYTVGVLVQSNFGGILKIAGKEVGVALGKHKYTDILKDYEDDGSCMMVVATDAPLDAKSLKRLAARAMLGLGRTGGVASHGSGDYVIAFSTAESVRINTNDKEMLETHTTLKSQELDILFEAVIEATEEAIINSLFAAETVEGHRVKAEALPVEKVLEIIKKPPFGG from the coding sequence ATGAAATATCTCATTTTTCCCCTTTTATTTATTTTAAATCTTTCAGTTTATTCACAGAAGAAAAGACCTTCCGAATTCGGCATAAAAATAGGGATTCTTCCTGCCGGAAAACTGGATGCCATCACCGATGTGCCGGGGGTAAAGGTGGGGCATTTCACCCTCCATCAAGGTAGAGACATTCATACCGGAGCCACAACCATTCTGCCTCATTCCGGGAATATTTTCAATGAAAAAGTACCCGCAGCCATTTTTGTTGGCAATGGCTTTGGAAAATTGGCAGGTTACACGCAAGTAGAAGAATTGGGTACCCTCGAAACGCCGATTTTGTTGACAAACACCCTCGCCGTTGCCCAGGGAATGGAGGCATTGATTGATTACACATTCTCTTTCCCCGAAAATGATAATGTAAGAAGTGTAAATGCTGTGGTAGGTGAAACCAACGATGGCGGCCTCAACGATATCAGAAGGCGTGTTTTGACCAGAGAAAACATGTTGGAAGCCTTAAAAAATGCCAAAACAGGAAAAGTTGAGGAAGGAAACGTGGGTGCAGGGTCCGGAACTATGTGCTTCGGTTTCAAAGGAGGAATCGGCACCTCATCAAGAGTTTTACCAAAATCGAAAGGTGCTTATACGGTGGGAGTTTTGGTGCAAAGCAATTTTGGAGGAATATTGAAAATTGCCGGAAAGGAAGTAGGTGTAGCCCTTGGAAAACATAAATATACCGACATCCTGAAAGACTATGAAGATGACGGCTCTTGCATGATGGTGGTGGCTACGGATGCCCCGCTCGATGCCAAATCACTGAAAAGACTCGCGGCCAGAGCCATGCTGGGCCTTGGCCGCACAGGTGGAGTTGCATCCCATGGAAGCGGCGATTATGTAATCGCTTTTTCTACTGCCGAAAGCGTGAGAATTAATACCAATGACAAGGAAATGCTTGAAACCCATACCACCCTGAAAAGTCAGGAACTGGATATACTTTTTGAAGCAGTAATCGAAGCCACTGAGGAAGCCATAATCAACTCGCTTTTTGCAGCAGAAACCGTTGAAGGACACCGGGTTAAAGCTGAGGCATTGCCGGTGGAGAAGGTTTTGGAGATAATAAAAAAACCTCCTTTCGGAGGTTAA